Genomic DNA from Paucilactobacillus hokkaidonensis JCM 18461:
GAGCGCCACAGATCTCACAATCAATGCCAGCTAACTCATCTTTTATTTCAATTTTTTCAACCTCTTCTTCGGCATGTTCAACTTCCTTAGAAAATGGTTGATAGAATGAATCTACAACTTTAACCCAATCCTGATTTCCAGTTTCAATGCTGTCCAGCTCACCTTCGACTTGAGCGGTGAATTTAACGTTCACAATTTCTGGAAACTGTTCGTGAATAATTGTGTTCACAATTTCACCTAATTCTGTCGGTTCAAAACGGCGGGAAACTAATTTAACATAATACCGTCGTTGAATTGTGTCCAGTGTTGGAGCGTAGGTTGATGGCCGTCCAACTCCATTTTCTTCCAGTGCCTTAATCAAATTAGCTTCAGAAAAACGTGCTGGTGGCTGCGTGAAATGTTGACTTGGATCAGTTTTTGCCAGTTTAACATTGTCGCCTTCACTAAGGTCCGGTAAAATGTTGTCTTTTTCACCACCGTTATTATAGATCTTCGTAAATCCAGCAAATTTAGTTTGAGATCCGTTGGCTCTGAAGTCAACATTATTTTGTGAGATAGTGACTGCCATTGTATCTTGTACTTCTGGTGTCATTTGACTAGCCATAAATCGTGACCAAATTAAATTGTATAATTTATACTGATCGTTATTCAGATATTGTTTCATTTCCGCAGGAGTCCGATAAACAGATGTTGGTCGGATAGCCTCATGTGCATCTTGGGCACCTTCTGGTAACTTACCCTTTACTGGCTTTGTTGCTGCGTACTCAGCTCCATATTTTTCATGGATATATTTAGAGGCTTCGTGCTTTGCAATTAATGAAATTCTAGTTGAATCGGTCCGCATATAGGTGATCAATCCAACTGCTCCACCTTTGCCAATATTAATTCCTTCATACAAATGCTGCGCGGCCATCATTGTTTTTCTAGTTCTGAAATTCAACTTACGGTTAGCATCTTGTTGCATTGTTGAAGTAGTAAATGGCGGTTGTGGTGACCGTTTCCGTTCTTTTTTGACCACTTTGGTAATTAGAAAATCACCTTTACGATCTAACTGCCCTAATATTTTTTGAACAGCGGCATTATCTGCTAAATCTTGCTTTTTACCCTTAACACCATAAAATGATGCACCAAACTTAGTACGGTCCTTTTTAAATTCAGATTCTATGGTCCAATACTCTTGCGGTTTAAAGGCTCTGATTTGATTTTCACGTTCGATAATCAAACTAAGTGCAATAGATTGAACCCGACCAGCGCTGAGTCCTTTTTTAACCTTTTTCCATAAAATAGGACTAATTGAGTATCCAACCAATCGATCTAAAATTCGACGTGCCTGTTGTGCATCTACCAAATCCATATCAATATTTCGAGGTTCTTTAAAAGCTTCTTTAACGGCATCCTTAGTAATTTCGTTAAATGTAACTCGATTTTTACTATTTTCATCAAGCTTCAAAATATTAGAAACGTGCCAAGCAATTGCTTCGCCTTCACGATCCGGGTCAGATGCTAGATAAACTTCTTTGGCATTTTTAGCATCCTTACGTAGTTCTTTAATGACATCACCCTTACCACGAATTGAAATGTAGTCAGGCTGATAATTGTTTTCAATATCAACACCCATTCGACTTTTTGGCAAATCACGGATGTGTCCAATACTGGCAACTACTTTGTAACTACGACCAAGATATTTCTCAATCGTTTTTGCTTTTGAAGGTGATTCAACAATCACCAATTTTTTCTTTATTTTTGATTTAGCTCTTTTTTTGGGCTTTTTAGTTGCTGCTGGTTTTTCGCTTTTTACAGCCATTATTTAAACTCCTAACATGACAAAGTTTATTCCTGAAACTCAAATCATCATATTTCATTAAAAAACGCTTGTCAACTTAAGAACTCTTCCAATAAGTCGTTTGCAGTCAAAATTGGTTTTGCACCAGCCAAGATTAATTGATTACATCCAACCGACATCAAAGCATCAATTCTGCCTGGCACAGCGCACACATTCCGGTTTTCTTGTAACGCTAAACTAGCAGTAATTAGACTGCCACTTTTTTCTTTTGCTTCTACTACTAATAAAGTTTCACATAACCCAGCAATAATTCGATTGCGTTGTGGAAAATGTGATCGAAATGGTTTACTAGTTAATGGAAACTCGGATAATAATAATCCAAACTGGGCAACCTGACTTTGTAATGCTTGATGTTCCTTAGGATAAGTAACATCGATACCGGTTCCAATTACCCCAATTGTCTGCCCTCGTGCTTGCAAAGTAATTTCATGACTAATTCCATCAATTCCAGCTGCTAACCCGCTCACAATTGTAATTGGTTTGGTCACGATGGATGGTAGCAAATTCTTCAATGCTTGTTTTCCATAACTAGTGTTTTTCCTTGCACCAACAACTCCGAGCATCGTTGTATTAAGTAAATCTAATTTTCCTCGATAAAATAAAACAATTGGCGGGCAGTAACTCTCTTTTAATTGCTGTGGGTATTGTGCATCTTCAATAGTAATAAAATGACACTCAAACCAATGTTTTTTAACATTTTCGTTCAAATCTCTGGAATGCCAATTGGTAATAACCACTTCAGATTGTTTAGCCGTAAAATTGGCCAATATACATAGTTCAGTGATGTTTGTATTATACAGATTATTAGTGAATGCATAATACAATTTAAATTCACGAACAATACCGATCCCTGGACATAAATGTAATTTAAGTAAAAATAAGTTAATATTCATCAAAAAATCCCCCTACTTATTTAAGTACGGAGATTTACGTTATTTTCGTTCAAAATTTGGTACTGGTGAAAAAGAATACCGATGAATGGGTGTCACACCCAATGCTTTTAGCCCGGCAAGATGCTTTGCCGTGCCATAACCCATATTATGTGCAAAATCATATCCCGGATAAATCAAATCGTAAGTTTGCATTAAATGGTCGCGATATTCTTTTGCCACAATACTTGCAGCGGCAACGCTAATACTTTTTTGATCACCTTTAATTAGGGTTATTTGTGGAATATTACTAGCAATTGGAACTGCATCAACAATCAAATGACTTGGTTGATGATGTAATTCAGCTACTGTTTGAGCCATTGCAAGTCGGGTCGCCTGATAAATATTATATTTATCAATTACCGCATTATCCTTCACGCATATATTAACTTCAATCGCTTCTTGAATTATTCTTAGATATAACTTTTCTCGTTCATGAGCACTCAATTGTTTAGAGTCTGTTACAGCGATTAAATCAAAACTATCATCCAAAATTACAGCCGCTGTGACAACCGGACCAGCCAACGGTCCTCGACCGACCTCATCTATTCCTGCTACAAGCGACTCACCCTGTTGCCATAATTCATTTTCAAACTGAAACCGATGTTTAAACGCTAATATGTTTGCCTGTGATCGTTTAATTCGTCGAATAGCAGAGTTAATTGCCAGTTGAACACCTTTGCGAGGATCGGCTTTTAAAATTTTTAACAATGGATCATTTAAATCGCTAACTGTCGAGAGTTTAGTTTTTACTTGCAAGATTGTTTGTTTATCCAATGCTGCTATCCTCAGTTAATTCTGTCGGTTGTTCAAGTGTAACTTGACCCAGCTTCCCCTTACGTAAATCGAAAATAATTCGTTCACTGGCGCGATCATAATCATCTCTAAAACCCAATTTACTTGTAATTGCTAGTAAAACATCGGCATCCTGGATGTCTTCTTCCAATTGGGCATCCGTGATATGGTAACGAGTTTGTAGCATTTCCGGATTGTAGTGGCGTAAATGGTGAACTGCAAATAAAGCAACATCATCTTTAGGGTACAAACTATCCTTAATTGCGCCAGTAAGTGCTAGTTTAACGCCTGTTCTTTGATCTTTAAATTTAGGCCATAACACACCTGGTGTATCTAATAATTCAAGTTCATTAGATGAGCGTAACCATTGTTGACCAGTGGTGACTCCAGGACGATTACCTGTTAAGGCCATATTCTTATTGACGAGATGATTTAATAAAGTTGATTTGCCAACATTGGGTACACCGACACACATTGCTTTAATAGCCGTACGTCGTAATCCCTTTGCATCATCTTTAACTAGTTGATTTTGCAAAACAGCTTGGCTTTTTTTGGTGATTTTACTACGGACTTTATTTTCTCGTGAATCAAGTGCCAAAACAGGCTGA
This window encodes:
- the dprA gene encoding DNA-processing protein DprA, whose translation is MMNINLFLLKLHLCPGIGIVREFKLYYAFTNNLYNTNITELCILANFTAKQSEVVITNWHSRDLNENVKKHWFECHFITIEDAQYPQQLKESYCPPIVLFYRGKLDLLNTTMLGVVGARKNTSYGKQALKNLLPSIVTKPITIVSGLAAGIDGISHEITLQARGQTIGVIGTGIDVTYPKEHQALQSQVAQFGLLLSEFPLTSKPFRSHFPQRNRIIAGLCETLLVVEAKEKSGSLITASLALQENRNVCAVPGRIDALMSVGCNQLILAGAKPILTANDLLEEFLS
- the ylqF gene encoding ribosome biogenesis GTPase YlqF produces the protein MAVIQWFPGHMAKALRQIREQMSLIDIVFELIDARIPWSSQNPEVKKAMGDKPHLLILTKLDLADPQVTTQWLKFFEQQNQPVLALDSRENKVRSKITKKSQAVLQNQLVKDDAKGLRRTAIKAMCVGVPNVGKSTLLNHLVNKNMALTGNRPGVTTGQQWLRSSNELELLDTPGVLWPKFKDQRTGVKLALTGAIKDSLYPKDDVALFAVHHLRHYNPEMLQTRYHITDAQLEEDIQDADVLLAITSKLGFRDDYDRASERIIFDLRKGKLGQVTLEQPTELTEDSSIG
- the topA gene encoding type I DNA topoisomerase — encoded protein: MAVKSEKPAATKKPKKRAKSKIKKKLVIVESPSKAKTIEKYLGRSYKVVASIGHIRDLPKSRMGVDIENNYQPDYISIRGKGDVIKELRKDAKNAKEVYLASDPDREGEAIAWHVSNILKLDENSKNRVTFNEITKDAVKEAFKEPRNIDMDLVDAQQARRILDRLVGYSISPILWKKVKKGLSAGRVQSIALSLIIERENQIRAFKPQEYWTIESEFKKDRTKFGASFYGVKGKKQDLADNAAVQKILGQLDRKGDFLITKVVKKERKRSPQPPFTTSTMQQDANRKLNFRTRKTMMAAQHLYEGINIGKGGAVGLITYMRTDSTRISLIAKHEASKYIHEKYGAEYAATKPVKGKLPEGAQDAHEAIRPTSVYRTPAEMKQYLNNDQYKLYNLIWSRFMASQMTPEVQDTMAVTISQNNVDFRANGSQTKFAGFTKIYNNGGEKDNILPDLSEGDNVKLAKTDPSQHFTQPPARFSEANLIKALEENGVGRPSTYAPTLDTIQRRYYVKLVSRRFEPTELGEIVNTIIHEQFPEIVNVKFTAQVEGELDSIETGNQDWVKVVDSFYQPFSKEVEHAEEEVEKIEIKDELAGIDCEICGAPMVVKMGRYGKFFACSRFPDCRNTKAIVKDIGVICPKCHEGNVVERKSKRNRVFYGCSRFPECDFVSWDKPIGRDCPKDGHFLVEKKVKGGKQVICPNGDYEEALQK
- a CDS encoding ribonuclease HII translates to MDKQTILQVKTKLSTVSDLNDPLLKILKADPRKGVQLAINSAIRRIKRSQANILAFKHRFQFENELWQQGESLVAGIDEVGRGPLAGPVVTAAVILDDSFDLIAVTDSKQLSAHEREKLYLRIIQEAIEVNICVKDNAVIDKYNIYQATRLAMAQTVAELHHQPSHLIVDAVPIASNIPQITLIKGDQKSISVAAASIVAKEYRDHLMQTYDLIYPGYDFAHNMGYGTAKHLAGLKALGVTPIHRYSFSPVPNFERK